A single genomic interval of Acidobacteriota bacterium harbors:
- a CDS encoding RNA-binding protein, producing the protein MNIYVGNLSRDTSEEQLRQAFSSYGEAKEVHIITDRYSGESRGFAFVEMRSKEEGQAAIAGLNGTELNGRTLNVNEARPRERGGDRGDRGDRGHRGRGRW; encoded by the coding sequence ATGAACATCTACGTGGGAAACCTGTCGCGCGACACCTCGGAGGAACAGCTTCGCCAGGCGTTTTCAAGCTACGGTGAGGCAAAAGAGGTGCACATCATAACTGACCGGTACAGCGGCGAGTCCAGGGGATTCGCGTTTGTCGAGATGCGCAGCAAAGAGGAAGGTCAGGCGGCAATTGCGGGCCTAAACGGAACTGAATTGAACGGTCGGACGTTGAACGTGAATGAAGCCCGACCGCGCGAGCGGGGCGGTGACCGCGGTGACCGCGGTG